In Reichenbachiella agarivorans, one genomic interval encodes:
- a CDS encoding SPOR domain-containing protein, translated as MAQDKLNQGSEEEKKSSKDLSDDDFGLPDLEFDELQELDMSFDDEESDEEISSPEKSNTKVPFSGSDDIDMSVLDDIDVSGSFHSDMDEGVDLDSVLDEGIEEVEDVLDSAQLISDRLGDDEEEDSLSTDFGSSMNYDDLLGDSDTGGSIFESDDVEDTAGASDDFDEPVMSSDDLLASIDSPDDLAALGIADDDDDELDSGDSLFSADIESSDSDIDSLFDADSVSYGSSNDDDDDFSPSDDKKLPDNYKAYTYNESSGGFTKIIVIGVVVIAVIAAGMLWLSGGQDAEKSTVAKTEKQPPVLKKEVAEPVVTEETPVVAENAEETLESTTDKPKPKLAAASSAPAGQIEKVSSKTGQSYVIIGSFIDEDLAMDYANKLSADGKGVKIIQPFGDSKRYRVSVADFPSYGDAASQLNSFKDEFGSQVWALKY; from the coding sequence ATGGCTCAAGACAAGCTTAACCAAGGATCAGAGGAAGAAAAAAAATCGTCAAAAGATCTTTCCGATGATGATTTCGGGTTGCCTGATTTAGAATTTGATGAATTACAAGAGTTGGATATGTCCTTTGATGATGAGGAGTCTGACGAAGAGATTTCATCTCCTGAAAAATCAAATACTAAGGTGCCATTTTCTGGGTCTGATGACATAGACATGAGTGTACTTGATGATATTGATGTATCAGGGAGTTTTCATAGTGACATGGACGAAGGAGTTGATTTAGATTCTGTATTGGATGAAGGTATCGAAGAAGTTGAAGATGTTCTAGATAGTGCTCAGCTCATATCTGATCGTTTAGGTGATGATGAGGAAGAAGATTCATTGAGTACAGATTTTGGAAGTAGCATGAATTATGACGATCTGTTAGGAGACTCAGATACGGGTGGTTCTATTTTCGAGAGTGATGATGTAGAAGACACTGCTGGTGCAAGTGATGATTTTGATGAACCAGTCATGTCAAGTGATGATTTATTGGCTAGTATTGATAGTCCAGATGATTTGGCTGCATTGGGGATTGCTGATGATGACGATGACGAATTGGATTCTGGAGATTCATTGTTCTCTGCCGACATAGAATCAAGTGATTCTGATATTGACTCTTTGTTTGATGCTGATAGCGTATCATATGGATCGTCCAATGATGATGACGATGATTTTTCCCCTTCCGATGATAAAAAATTGCCTGATAATTACAAGGCATATACTTATAATGAGTCTTCTGGAGGTTTCACCAAAATCATCGTGATCGGTGTGGTAGTTATAGCTGTTATTGCTGCGGGAATGCTGTGGTTGTCTGGAGGACAAGATGCTGAAAAGAGCACAGTGGCAAAGACTGAGAAACAACCGCCTGTATTGAAGAAAGAAGTTGCCGAGCCTGTAGTGACTGAAGAAACTCCAGTCGTAGCTGAAAATGCAGAAGAAACGCTCGAATCTACGACTGATAAACCAAAACCAAAATTGGCAGCAGCTAGCTCTGCCCCTGCAGGTCAGATTGAGAAAGTAAGCTCTAAGACAGGTCAGTCCTATGTGATTATAGGTAGCTTTATTGATGAAGATTTGGCTATGGATTATGCAAATAAATTGAGTGCAGATGGCAAAGGAGTAAAAATCATTCAACCTTTTGGCGACTCAAAGAGATACAGAGTATCGGTGGCTGACTTTCCATCCTATGGAGATGCTGCTAGTCAATTGAATAGCTTTAAAGACGAATTTGGTTCGCAAGTTTGGGCATTGAAATACTAA
- a CDS encoding RNA polymerase sigma factor produces the protein MDEGELIKGCKAFDAAAQKILYEKYASKFYGICFRYLSDEAEAEDAVTEGFLKIFSKINTFEYRGKGSLEGWMKRIVVNESLMLLRKRKHHLVEINQSDEKMKYADSIDSNLIETDILEQIKKLPKGYRTVFNMYAIEGYSHKEIGEKLGISENTSKSQLSKARASLIKSLVHIGAI, from the coding sequence TTGGATGAAGGGGAACTAATTAAGGGATGTAAAGCTTTCGACGCTGCGGCTCAAAAAATATTATATGAGAAGTATGCTAGCAAGTTTTACGGTATCTGCTTTCGATATCTTTCAGACGAAGCGGAAGCGGAGGATGCCGTCACGGAAGGATTTCTAAAAATCTTCTCAAAGATCAACACATTTGAATACAGAGGAAAAGGAAGTTTGGAAGGATGGATGAAAAGAATAGTAGTCAATGAATCTCTGATGCTGCTGAGAAAAAGAAAGCACCACTTGGTTGAAATCAACCAAAGTGATGAGAAAATGAAATACGCAGATAGCATAGACAGCAATTTGATAGAAACAGACATTCTTGAACAGATCAAAAAACTTCCGAAAGGTTATAGGACAGTATTCAACATGTATGCCATAGAAGGCTACAGTCATAAAGAGATTGGAGAAAAACTCGGAATCAGCGAAAACACTTCCAAATCTCAACTCAGTAAAGCAAGGGCTTCATTGATCAAATCACTTGTCCACATTGGAGCCATTTAA
- a CDS encoding calcium/sodium antiporter: MVIPLLLITVGFVLLIKGADYLVNGASSLAKRYNVSDIAIGLTVVAMGTSAPELVVNLISGSGGHNDVVFGNIIGSNIFNTYLILGISSVIYPLTVQKNALWKEVPYSLVATVVLFILVNDQLIFGAEQNEASVLDGIILLIMFLGFLYYVFQNMKRTGDTGGDMDEIEMHSTLKTTLMIIFGLAGLTFGGQMIVDNSIIIAHHFGWSEKLIGLTILAAGTSLPELATTAVAAFHKKSDLAVGNIVGSNIFNILLVLGATAVFHAPLSFDIDLNIDLYIVMIGSFMLFLFMFTLQKYKLDRAEGLLYLIGFGCYITFLYFNRM, from the coding sequence ATGGTCATTCCATTGTTACTTATTACTGTCGGCTTTGTTTTGTTGATCAAAGGTGCTGACTACTTAGTAAATGGAGCTTCCTCCCTCGCCAAGAGATACAATGTTTCTGATATCGCCATAGGACTAACAGTCGTAGCGATGGGCACCTCTGCTCCTGAATTGGTAGTCAATCTGATATCTGGCTCTGGCGGTCACAACGACGTAGTTTTTGGCAACATCATTGGTTCTAATATCTTCAACACTTATTTAATCCTAGGCATCTCTAGTGTCATCTATCCACTTACCGTTCAAAAAAATGCACTTTGGAAAGAAGTCCCCTATTCTTTGGTAGCAACAGTTGTGTTATTCATACTCGTCAATGACCAATTGATTTTTGGAGCAGAACAAAATGAAGCCAGTGTATTAGACGGTATTATTCTTCTCATCATGTTCCTTGGCTTTCTGTATTATGTATTTCAAAACATGAAGCGAACTGGAGATACAGGAGGAGACATGGACGAAATCGAAATGCACAGTACGCTCAAGACCACCTTGATGATCATTTTTGGCTTGGCTGGGCTGACTTTTGGTGGACAAATGATCGTTGACAATTCGATCATCATTGCACATCATTTTGGGTGGAGTGAAAAATTGATTGGTTTGACCATTTTGGCGGCAGGTACCTCTTTGCCTGAATTAGCCACCACCGCAGTAGCAGCATTTCACAAAAAATCAGATTTGGCAGTTGGAAACATCGTAGGCTCCAATATCTTCAATATCCTATTGGTACTAGGGGCTACAGCTGTATTTCATGCACCATTAAGTTTTGATATTGACCTCAACATTGATTTGTACATCGTCATGATTGGATCATTTATGCTCTTCCTTTTCATGTTTACACTTCAAAAATATAAGCTTGACCGTGCCGAAGGTCTATTGTACCTAATAGGATTTGGCTGCTACATTACATTTCTGTACTTCAACAGAATGTAA
- a CDS encoding phospho-sugar mutase: MEAYIQESIDKWLNSNIDAADKQSIKDMIATGNETELIDSFYKELEFGTGGLRGIMGLGSNRMNKYTIGVATQGLANYLKKEFKGEEISVAIAYDSRNNSAFFAQTTAAVFSANDIKVYLFESLRPTPELSFAIRELGCKSGVVLTASHNPKEYNGYKAYWDDGAQMIAPHDTNVIDEVRNVGSFDHVKFDEKPELIVKIGQDIDEKYLATLEALSLSPDAIKNQSDLAIVFSPIHGTGITLVPTILERLGFKNVNVVAEQAQPDGNFPTVVYPNPEEQEAMSIALKRAEELDADLVMATDPDADRVGIAVKNKEGKFELLNGNQTGSLLIYYLCIKWKENNKLNGKQFIVKTIVTTELIKDIATHFDIESYDTLTGFKFIAGLIKEFEGKKEFIGGGEESYGYLIGDKVRDKDAIASCAMIAEMAAWAKDNGKSVMDLLEDIYAQFGMYWESLSSLTKKGKSGAEEIQQMMSDARTNTPTQLGGSPVTTLLDYQLGEATDLKTGTKTKIDFPQSNVLQFLTEDGSKVSLRPSGTEPKIKFYFSVKSKGGITTGIDAQKQELTKKIDSIKKELGL, translated from the coding sequence ATGGAAGCATACATACAAGAATCAATCGACAAGTGGCTCAATAGCAACATTGACGCTGCTGACAAGCAATCTATCAAGGACATGATTGCAACTGGCAATGAAACTGAATTGATCGATTCATTCTACAAAGAGCTTGAATTCGGTACAGGCGGTTTGCGCGGCATCATGGGATTGGGTAGCAATCGTATGAACAAATACACTATCGGTGTAGCCACACAAGGACTGGCCAATTACCTCAAAAAAGAATTCAAAGGTGAAGAAATCTCTGTTGCCATCGCCTATGATAGTAGAAACAACAGTGCTTTCTTTGCTCAAACCACAGCCGCAGTATTCTCCGCCAACGACATCAAAGTCTACCTATTCGAAAGCCTCAGACCTACTCCTGAACTTTCATTTGCGATCAGAGAGCTAGGCTGCAAAAGTGGCGTAGTACTGACTGCCTCACACAACCCCAAAGAATACAATGGATACAAAGCCTATTGGGATGATGGTGCACAGATGATTGCCCCACACGATACCAATGTCATTGATGAGGTAAGAAATGTAGGAAGTTTTGACCATGTAAAGTTTGACGAAAAACCTGAATTGATTGTCAAAATAGGCCAAGACATAGACGAAAAGTATTTGGCTACTTTGGAGGCATTGAGCCTATCTCCAGACGCGATCAAAAATCAATCTGATCTTGCCATTGTTTTCTCTCCGATACATGGTACAGGGATCACTTTGGTTCCGACGATTTTAGAACGACTCGGATTCAAAAATGTAAATGTAGTTGCAGAACAAGCACAGCCAGATGGCAACTTCCCTACGGTAGTCTATCCTAATCCAGAGGAACAAGAAGCCATGAGCATTGCACTCAAAAGAGCAGAAGAGTTAGATGCTGATTTGGTCATGGCAACAGACCCTGATGCAGACAGAGTGGGGATTGCCGTCAAGAACAAAGAAGGAAAATTTGAATTGCTAAATGGTAATCAAACTGGTTCTTTGTTGATCTACTACCTCTGCATCAAGTGGAAAGAAAACAACAAATTGAATGGCAAGCAATTCATTGTCAAAACCATCGTGACCACTGAATTGATTAAAGACATCGCTACTCATTTTGACATTGAAAGCTATGATACCTTGACTGGATTCAAATTCATCGCTGGATTGATCAAGGAATTTGAAGGAAAGAAAGAGTTCATCGGAGGTGGTGAAGAGAGTTACGGTTATTTGATCGGCGACAAAGTGCGAGACAAGGATGCCATCGCCTCCTGTGCGATGATTGCAGAGATGGCTGCCTGGGCCAAGGACAATGGCAAAAGTGTCATGGATCTACTAGAAGACATCTATGCCCAGTTTGGTATGTATTGGGAATCATTGTCTTCCTTGACCAAGAAAGGAAAATCAGGTGCAGAAGAAATCCAACAGATGATGAGTGATGCCAGAACCAACACACCTACACAGCTGGGAGGCTCACCAGTCACTACCCTGCTTGATTACCAACTGGGAGAGGCTACTGATCTCAAGACAGGTACCAAGACTAAGATCGACTTTCCTCAATCCAATGTCTTGCAGTTCCTGACAGAAGATGGCAGCAAAGTGTCCCTGAGACCCTCAGGGACAGAACCAAAAATCAAGTTCTATTTCAGCGTAAAATCCAAAGGTGGTATCACAACTGGTATAGATGCTCAAAAACAAGAGTTGACGAAAAAAATAGACTCTATCAAGAAAGAACTTGGCCTATAA
- a CDS encoding ExbD/TolR family protein, translating into MDIKSKHKVDASFAMSSMTDVIFLLLIFFMLTSSFITPSGLPVNLPTSKSSNIVMQKVSVTITPDLQYFVNERKVSLDGLEQALKAELNEKEGVVVLHCDKSVPVEHLVNVASIATKLEAKISLATKPD; encoded by the coding sequence ATGGACATTAAAAGCAAACATAAGGTAGACGCATCATTTGCTATGTCATCCATGACAGATGTGATCTTTTTGTTGTTGATATTTTTCATGTTGACTTCATCATTTATCACTCCGTCTGGACTTCCAGTCAACTTGCCTACCAGCAAGAGTTCAAATATTGTGATGCAAAAGGTGAGTGTGACTATTACGCCTGATTTACAATATTTTGTCAACGAAAGGAAAGTGAGCCTTGATGGGTTAGAGCAGGCTTTGAAAGCTGAGCTGAATGAGAAAGAAGGGGTCGTAGTCCTTCATTGTGACAAGTCTGTTCCTGTAGAGCACCTAGTCAATGTGGCAAGTATTGCGACCAAATTAGAAGCGAAGATATCCTTGGCTACCAAGCCAGACTAA
- a CDS encoding MotA/TolQ/ExbB proton channel family protein, which yields MKILSMILISVLQELPVDETLVEPIAEVSVLDLLFKGGYMMLPILLLSLLGTYILVERLLTIKAASQTPDSLMDEVKHMVVAGKVAEAQSVCARDSTPIAKMLEKGLSRIGNPLKSIEASIENVGKIEVYKLEKNLTLLATISGAAPMIGFLGTVTGMIQAFMSIAQEEGAVSPKLLSSGIYEAMITTAAGLFVGIISYIAYNYLITKVGKLIHKMEYTSINFIDLLQEPQKK from the coding sequence ATGAAAATACTGAGTATGATTTTGATTTCTGTATTGCAGGAGTTACCTGTAGATGAAACATTGGTAGAACCTATAGCAGAAGTATCGGTTCTGGATTTATTGTTCAAGGGCGGTTATATGATGTTGCCCATCTTGTTGTTATCCCTTTTAGGTACTTACATTTTGGTTGAAAGACTGTTGACTATCAAGGCAGCGAGTCAGACTCCAGATAGTTTGATGGACGAAGTAAAGCATATGGTAGTTGCTGGTAAAGTAGCAGAAGCCCAAAGTGTTTGCGCCAGAGATTCTACACCGATCGCCAAAATGCTGGAAAAGGGCTTGTCTCGAATTGGGAATCCTTTGAAAAGCATCGAGGCATCAATAGAAAACGTAGGTAAAATTGAGGTCTACAAATTGGAGAAGAATCTCACCCTGCTAGCGACTATTTCTGGTGCAGCACCCATGATTGGTTTTTTAGGTACAGTTACGGGTATGATTCAGGCATTTATGTCAATAGCACAGGAGGAAGGAGCTGTCAGTCCAAAGCTGTTGTCTAGTGGTATATATGAAGCCATGATTACTACTGCAGCGGGTTTGTTTGTAGGGATCATTAGTTATATCGCTTACAATTATTTGATTACCAAAGTGGGCAAGTTGATTCATAAGATGGAATACACTTCTATCAACTTTATTGACCTCCTCCAAGAACCACAGAAGAAATAA
- a CDS encoding bifunctional folylpolyglutamate synthase/dihydrofolate synthase: MNYQESLDFLYEQLPIFQRIGKAALKKDLTNTLVLAEARSNPHHGFKSIHIAGTNGKGSTAHMFASVLQEAGYKVGLYTSPHLKSFRERIRINGEEIDKDFVVDFVENCKSLMLEVQPSFFEMTVIMAFEYFAKQNVDVAVIEAGLGGRLDSTNVISPVLSVITSVGLDHEDILGQGIVNIAKEKSGIIKSNTPIVLGSLTNEAHQVMKDQAMIKHATLVDAHEGFVLSQSENRSLSLIETATGDQYSFDSELGGNSLLKNVPVIIKGIEQLRSSGFHISKENVINGVNKVVSNTGLKGRWQLVRENPTVIADIGHNQEALEELMLRLSHTKKEGTKLHVVWGMAADKSIEKIFDLLLKDAQYYFCAAKIPRALSVDDLQKYAKQYDLTYHSYESVDQAYEAALKNASVEDLIFVGGSTFVVAEIKDL, from the coding sequence ATGAATTATCAGGAGTCTTTGGACTTCCTCTATGAGCAGTTGCCGATTTTTCAAAGGATAGGAAAAGCTGCTCTCAAAAAGGATTTGACCAATACGCTCGTTTTGGCTGAGGCTCGTTCCAACCCGCATCATGGCTTCAAATCGATTCACATAGCAGGTACCAACGGCAAGGGGTCTACAGCGCATATGTTTGCCTCAGTATTGCAGGAGGCGGGCTACAAAGTTGGCCTATATACTTCCCCACATTTGAAGAGCTTTCGAGAGAGGATTCGGATCAATGGAGAAGAAATTGACAAAGATTTTGTGGTTGATTTTGTTGAGAATTGTAAATCACTGATGCTGGAAGTGCAGCCTTCTTTCTTTGAGATGACTGTCATCATGGCATTCGAATATTTTGCCAAGCAAAATGTAGACGTAGCAGTGATCGAAGCAGGTTTAGGGGGGAGGCTGGATTCTACCAATGTAATCTCACCAGTATTGTCAGTGATTACTTCTGTAGGACTAGATCATGAGGATATATTGGGACAAGGCATCGTCAATATTGCCAAAGAAAAATCTGGGATCATCAAGTCCAATACTCCCATAGTATTAGGTAGCTTAACAAATGAGGCACACCAAGTCATGAAAGATCAAGCCATGATCAAGCATGCTACTCTCGTAGATGCTCATGAAGGATTTGTACTCTCCCAATCAGAGAACAGGTCACTTTCTTTGATAGAAACAGCAACTGGGGATCAGTATTCTTTTGATTCGGAGTTGGGAGGAAATTCATTGCTGAAAAACGTACCTGTTATCATCAAAGGCATAGAGCAATTGCGTTCCAGTGGTTTTCACATCTCAAAAGAAAATGTAATCAACGGAGTAAACAAGGTAGTCTCTAATACAGGACTGAAAGGTCGCTGGCAACTCGTCAGGGAGAACCCCACAGTGATAGCTGATATCGGACACAATCAAGAAGCCTTGGAGGAGTTGATGCTTCGATTGAGCCATACGAAGAAAGAAGGAACAAAACTTCATGTCGTATGGGGAATGGCTGCTGACAAATCCATCGAAAAGATATTTGATTTGCTATTGAAGGATGCTCAGTACTATTTTTGTGCAGCGAAAATCCCTAGGGCTTTGTCTGTTGATGATTTGCAGAAGTATGCTAAGCAATATGATCTGACTTATCATTCGTACGAATCAGTAGATCAGGCATATGAAGCTGCGCTGAAGAATGCCAGCGTGGAGGATTTGATCTTTGTAGGAGGGAGTACATTCGTAGTAGCTGAAATAAAAGATTTATAG
- the trmB gene encoding tRNA (guanosine(46)-N7)-methyltransferase TrmB gives MGRKKLERFADNAVRYNVVEAGKECYGQLAGKWRSEHFKNDHELVVELGCGRGEYTTGLGVNFPEKNFVGVDVKGARIWVGSSYAVKNQMENVAFLRTQIEQIDTHFAENEISELWVTFPDPRPKDKDEKRRLTSPRFMEMYRSLLAEDGWLKFKTDSTSLFDYTLELIQTGQVKVKNLSHTHNLYESEFMNEHFGVKTKYEQLFYDKGEDIKYLKFQFA, from the coding sequence GTGGGAAGAAAGAAATTAGAGAGGTTTGCTGACAATGCAGTAAGATACAATGTGGTCGAGGCGGGCAAGGAGTGTTATGGCCAATTGGCAGGAAAATGGAGGTCAGAGCATTTCAAGAATGATCACGAATTGGTGGTGGAGTTGGGCTGTGGCAGAGGCGAATACACGACTGGATTGGGCGTGAATTTTCCTGAAAAGAATTTTGTAGGAGTGGATGTGAAAGGTGCCAGAATCTGGGTAGGAAGTAGCTATGCTGTCAAAAACCAGATGGAGAATGTTGCTTTTTTGCGTACACAAATCGAACAGATTGATACGCATTTTGCCGAGAACGAAATCTCAGAGCTTTGGGTGACTTTCCCTGACCCAAGACCCAAAGACAAGGATGAAAAAAGACGATTGACTTCCCCCAGATTTATGGAGATGTACCGAAGCTTGTTGGCTGAGGATGGTTGGTTGAAGTTCAAGACAGATAGTACGTCATTGTTTGATTACACGTTGGAGTTGATACAAACTGGTCAGGTCAAAGTCAAAAACTTATCTCATACCCATAACTTGTACGAATCTGAGTTTATGAATGAGCATTTTGGAGTGAAGACCAAGTATGAGCAACTCTTCTATGACAAAGGGGAAGATATCAAGTATCTCAAGTTTCAGTTTGCTTAA